In Gemmatimonadales bacterium, the following are encoded in one genomic region:
- a CDS encoding GNAT family protein produces the protein MTDPMDAFRTLQPAIDSGDVQLEPCEIFDHLKVIVDHPMGELRLTYVSMSGGQAAGIVQFVKADPFNNLPCFSIGYAVHESLRKQGLATRIVADALAELENGLRGTSLKRYYVEAVVSTSNEASKRIASRFISDAPVSITDEFSGEPALQYMRLFPRSG, from the coding sequence ATGACAGATCCGATGGATGCATTTCGCACCCTCCAACCGGCAATCGACAGCGGTGACGTCCAGTTGGAGCCGTGTGAGATCTTTGACCACCTCAAGGTCATCGTAGACCACCCTATGGGGGAATTGCGCCTAACGTATGTATCAATGTCTGGCGGGCAGGCCGCTGGGATCGTCCAGTTCGTAAAGGCAGACCCTTTCAACAACTTGCCCTGCTTCAGTATCGGATACGCTGTCCATGAGTCACTTCGCAAGCAAGGGTTGGCCACACGCATTGTTGCAGACGCTCTTGCTGAATTGGAGAATGGGCTTCGCGGCACGTCATTGAAGAGGTATTACGTTGAGGCCGTTGTTTCTACCTCCAACGAGGCCTCAAAGCGGATAGCCAGCCGCTTCATTTCAGATGCCCCTGTCAGTATCACCGACGAGTTCTCGGGAGAGCCGGCACTTCAGTACATGAGACTGTTCCCTCGTTCGGGGTGA